One Maylandia zebra isolate NMK-2024a unplaced genomic scaffold, Mzebra_GT3a scaffold02, whole genome shotgun sequence DNA window includes the following coding sequences:
- the LOC143415685 gene encoding uncharacterized protein LOC143415685: MVNLTVTGGSVILQSPVLPVMEGDDVTLLCKTKTTPSNLPAAFYKDGSLIRKQPTGHMTIQHVSRSDEGLYKCDISGHGESPSSWITVTGEDATTPPPTSTPPPTSTPPPTSTSPPTSTPPPGSSSTTLSPVLSVLSCVGSVCVVLLVLLVLLKRQNVHSKSKAEEDKAAEADVITRTTCNIINISHGQKHPVRRKTVTDSLAIYSVVRTEDVSNGQTPMRPRRLSSSGGCSCEPWPKFLIMRL, from the exons atggttaacctgacagtcactg gtggatcagtgatcctgcagagtcctgtcctccctgtgatggagggagatgacgtcactctgctctgtaaaacaaagaccactccctccaacctcccagctgctttctataaagatggctccctcatcaggaagcagcctacaggtcacatgaccatccagcatgtttccaggtctgatgaaggcctctacaagtgtgacatcagcggtcatggagagtctccatccagctggatcactgtcacag gggAAGACGccaccacacctccacctacatccacacctccacctacatccacacctccacctacatccacatctccacctacatccacacCACCTCCTGGTTCCAGTTCCACCACTCTTTCTCCTGTTCTCTCTGTGTTGTCATGTGTTGGATCAGTCTGTGTTGTTCTACTGGTGTTACTGGTTCTGCTGAAGAGACAAAATGTTCACAGTAAATCTAAAG CTGAAGAAGACAAAGCTGCAGAAGCTGATGTCATCACCCGCACCACATGCAATATCATCAACATATCACATGGTCAAAAACACCCAGTTAGACGAAAGACAG TAACAGACTCTCTTGCGATCTACTCAGTAGTGAGAACAGAAGACGTCAGTAATGGACAAACACCCATGAGACCGAGGAGGCTCAG TTCCAGTGGTGGATGTTCATGTGAGCCATGGCCAAAGTTTCTAATAATGAG actttAA